AAAACCTTCTGTGCATAGGTATTCCAACCGTCCGTGTTGACAGTGTTCGTGTTTCTCCTCACCAGTCCCTCGTTTCACCCTACATATCTCCTCCATCCTCAGTGGTTTGGTGCAAAAGGATCGAGAGCAGCTAAATTTTTCTAATAGCTCATTTTATGTCCTTTTTATATCCCTCTTCTTCTCGCTTATTGTTTCCCCCCGACTAAATAATGAAATATCAGTACTCAAACGAAGAGCTACTTCAGCTTCAGAGTTGTTTCCAGGAAATAAACGTAGGAACAGAATGAAAAGGGAGAAACTTATGCAGGAAGAGTAGTCAACAATGCCATTTCTTCTACTCACCAGAATCttcttaaaggaaaaaaaggacatcTCTCTTGCATCTGCAGAAATCGTTCTTATTGACTTAGCAAAAGTTATAGAATACACAGCAGTTTCCCTCCCTcacttctttttgtctttttgttttttctctggcTTTCGGTTCTGCTCCGCCGTCGTCACGCAGCGAGGCATGATCAGCACGCTGCCGTCTGCGCTGTACTGGAGCGAATACTCGCTGGGAGGATAGGGCCGGCCCTCCTCGTCCCTCAGCTGACTGAAAACCTCCTGATACAGACTCTGCACCTTCTGCTTCATCTGCCGGATGGAACGGATGAACTCCATCTTCTCCTTCAGCAGGCGGGCCTTGTCGCGCCGCAGGTCGTGGACGCCCTGCTCCAGGTTTATGATGGTGTCGAGTTTGCGCTTGCGGCAGTTCTGGGCCGCCATCTTGTTCTTCCCGCGCCTGCGGATGTCGCGGATGAGGGCGAGCTGGGGTTCGCTCAGGTGGTGCTTGGCGAGCAGCTCGTTGAACTCTTCCACGGGCAGGTTGATGATCTTCTCGTTGGAGAAGGGGATTTTCATGGCGCGGGCTCTGCGTTCGTCACGACTCGCGTGCTTGTCGAGCAGGTCCTGATGAGTCTGGAGTTTCGAGTTGTGTTTGTCGCGGACGTTCTTCTTCCCGGTTGGAATGGGGAGCTCTGGATGTTCGGTGAACGCAGAGGAAAGTGGCAGGTTGTAGGTGTGATTGTGGCTGATGCTGTCAAGGTGAGGGAGGCTGTGGAACTGAGAGGGGTCCTGATAACTCATACGGCAGAGTTTACTGTAACCCGGCTGATAACCCCCGACAGCCCCTTCCTCGGGCTCCACAGTGGTGACCTCTGAGTCGGTGCTGTACCCCACGGCTCCCTCCTCTGAGAAAGTGGCAGACGTTGACGAAGAAGATGCTGCAGAGGAGCAGGATGTCTCAGAGCTGCTCGGGGACGCCGGGCTGTGGCTCGAGTCCAGAGAAAGACCGGAATCTGAGTCGAGCTCGTCCTCCAGCTGGGAAGCTTGGGCCTGGCTGAAGCCCTCCTCCATGGCGAGGTCCAGCAAGCTGATCTCATCGAGCATAGATTCCTCCAGCAGGGTGCTGAAGGGATCTGGCAGGATGGGTGTGGATGTAATGTTGTTACTGGAACTGTTAATGTGAGGAGGGAGAAAGATCCCAGTCAGGTTAGTGGTTCCAAAAGTGGAGTTTATGTTGCTGGAGTTGCTGGAAGAAAGTCTGGGTAAGGTGGTTCTTGGGGTGATGCTGATAGAGTCCAACTGGGGATTGAAGATCTGGGGGAAGTCTTGGCTGCAGCTGGGGAGGGAGGCCTGGTGAAGGCTGACATCCTGGTTTACTGGTGTAGAGCCAGTCGAAAGTTCAAAGTTCCCGACAGTGTTTGACTCAACTGTCCCCGTCGTGCCGTTCACACTGCTGGAGTTTGTGGGAACTGAAGTGTTGTTTACTTCCATCGCCTTTAAAACAAGAGAGATTTTGATAAGagaaatatacatatttatCAAACGATAAAGCACATTTAGTGATAAATAAAGGATGGTGTCCACTGAGGCCATTTTTTTGTGCAGACAGCATCcaatacaaaaacaatgcagTTCAGTATTTTCATCTCTTAGCAACCTGATCGCAAAAACACCCTCAGCTGTTTTGTTGTGGCTTTGCTCACAGCACGCTCATCTGAAAAAAGTTCAAATTTTAGAACAGCGCCACGCTCATCAATGTCACTTCcccctcactgaccaatcaagATGAGTGGGAGTGCAGGACAGCATGCAGAAACATACTGAAACAAAGATTATTACTGATTATTTTCgctctcttggttttgctgcaCCTTGATAACAAGCCTCTCCACAGGAGGAACTTGTCTGACTCTGAGCTGCTGCTTATGCCACTTTTACATTACTTCCATGTTTTCCTTACTGTTGATAATTCCTTGAATATAGGTAAGCAAATACTAAGCACATGAAGCTATTTAAAACAGACCCAACTGTCATTACAGTACAGAAGGAAGTAGAGGTTAACTTTCATAACCTAACAGCAATTAGCGCTGGGGAGAAGCGCTCTCAAACAGAGGTCGTGGGCACTCCCAGCGCAAAAAAGAAACTAAGTGGACACAAGGCCGTAAGCTTAAgacactttcattttttcagctttttaagGGTAAGTCATTTCCCGACTGAGGCAGCAAGGCGGAATTTCTTCATATTTCCAAATATGCTTTTGCTGTAAAATTAGACATTCTTATCAGACAAGATCTCCCCCgattttttacatctttttttgatttttaaaaacagaagctTTTGCATTGAACCTACTTTTATCAGTTCCcagacaacaaataaataaatgatgtcagGACTTACAAATAAATCTTAAGAGTAACATACTTGTAGCTCCATGATGGCCATGATGTCTTGCCACTGCTGCTCCAGGTCTAACTGTGGCTCTGCTGAGGGCAGCAGTGGTGCCAGAGGAAGGCCCTGAGATGTAGAAGGAGCTTCATTGGAAACTATTTCTCTGTTGACAACTGGGGCTGGAAACTAGTTGAAATGTCAtacacaaagataaaaaaaatatatgttcacaaCTTCCCTTTAGTTTCTTCCAACTGCTCTGCAGTACGTGCAATATATGTGTGAGACAAagagtttgaatgtttttacctCTGATTCTTCTCCAAATGGAAAAGTCGCCTCCAACAGCCTCAAACATTCTTGTAGAGACAGAGAAGTCTGTGAGCCGATGCCTGGGAGCTgcgtaacaacaacaaaaagatacAAATACAGTTAAAAATTTATATTTCAAGTTCAGTTAATTTGGTccagtcaaataaaaaacagtaatGCCTTCTTGTTTCTGCTCTGGATTAAGTAAAATTTACTTTTCAAATGAAGAGTTGCAAACATAAAATCCTACTGAATGACGGGTTATTGTTTGTCTGACCTATTCTGCAAACTGCCTTGTGCTGCCACACCTTATACAGGTgaggaaaagacaaagaaagaccTTCTTGCAGCCTGACATCAAAGGGAACAGAGTGGTGGCTTTCTTTTGCTCACTTTTCTATAcgttttttaatttgacaaaaGGAGGACTCAGGCTCAGCACACCTGTATTTTGTGCTCATCATCAGTTCCTAATTAACCAATAACATCACTGCGCTTGTGTTTTCTTACAACCTTTCTGTAAGATTTTGCAGTGAATAAAAGCTTTAGATAGACGTTGCTTTAAACCCTAATCAGAAGGTTGCTATAACAACTAATAAAACAGTATCTACTGTCACCATCTTGTGTTGAACAAGCCATGTATGCTGCAGCTagtcatggtaaatggacttgagctcatATAGAGCTTTtgtagtcttctgacaactcaaagtgcttttaccccgcaggtcacacactgatggtagaggctgctgtgtaaagtgaccaccatcagaagtaactaatcccattcatacacagacgaagcagctggagcaacttggggttaagagtcttgcccaaggacacattagACATGcggctacaggagctggggatcaaaccccctgACCTTCTGATTGAGAAATgcccgactctaccaactgagccacagccactccTAGTATGTCATGTTGTTAAGTTTGATTATTTAACATGATTATTCTGGTAATTTGCACAACTACCCAGCTTCTTTTATCAGACTccttaaattcagtttttcgCCAATCCTccataaaaagtatttttcttgaTCATCATAATCTTGAATTTCATTGTGCAACACAGTGTTATGTAACAGGAAATGAATGTGTCGAGTGTGTATTTAACAAACAGGTAAGTTGTGAAGGTATCCATCACTCTGACAGCGATGCTAAATCAAACACTGTGTGTCCCTCATAAACTGCTAAGACCAAACAATGAGATGAAAGTCTTATATTCATTCACACAGAGgatttttaaagatgaataatTAGTTTTCATCCATAATGTTAAGCTGGAAATGTCTTCAAAAGAATATCAATTCATATTAGTCCGACAATATCTATTATCACCCGTGTGCAGCTCCCAAATGTCTACTCTCTTTTCATGTGCTGTGAAACGGTTAAACGCAGCTTTTCGCACCAGATGAATCggaaaaataaaagtgatcTATTTAGTCTACAAACCTGCTCTGGAATACTCTCCCCCGTCTCCCCGTCCACTGGCTGAACACCCTGCAGGTTAACTCCGTTCCTCCAGCTCTCCTGTTCCTCATTCCCGTCTTTGCTCTCATGTGGGTTGGGCTTTTGCTCCTCCTCGTTCTCCTTCTGCCGGTTGCTGTAGTTGAACACTTCTCTTCCTGCACCGAGGTCGATGTCCTGTCGCCATAGGATGTCAATCAAGTCAATGTCCTGGAAAAAATGATATAGCAACCATTGAAAAATGGCCCTGTGCAGAGAAAAATTACTTTAATAACCAGGTAGACAATAAATGAATGTATAAATGAAACCCTGAGTAATGTGTTATTGAATTTCTTTAACACATATATGATAATAAACTAGTGCTTTGACTGCTTGCCCTCTAACATAAGGTTTGATTTTGGCAGGGGTTTTAGGCAGATCATGTAACAGAAATGTATTCAGGATGATGCAACCATGATATAAACACTTTGACATGGTGGTTAACATGTGATCAGAAGGAGGGCTTGGTGCATTACAGCCCAACAACGACTTTGTGTAACCCTTAACTCCTCGGCATCAATATGGCCATTATGTGCCAGTTTCTCACATAACTGGAACGACACATTACATGAAACATCAGTAACAGCAATTAGCTATTATACAAAGAGAGTTTGTTcagataaacagaaaaacattactgatatttattctttttgataaataaaagaaaagaacatgacTGTTTTCAGTGGGATTCGCCCACATGAACAACTTTAAATGTGACCACAATCACAGCTGTAACAAATGTGACAACTGGTTTGACTATAAATATCCGACACTAATAAAAGACCGGGGCTGGGGAACATGAACGATCCATCTTAACTTAGTGTATACGCCTTAACTTTAGCACTACCTCGTACTCGTATGCTTTATGCCGTTAGTCCCCTTTTTATGAAACGTATAAAGCAGCCATGATTGGTTTTGTTATCTCAGGTAATTGAAGTGTGTTTAAGTCAaactttaaatccttttttggTAACATCTGTGGCTTGTGCTGAATTGTGCTTTGACATTTGAGTATCACAGTCAATTAAGCcatgcaaaaaaacatgaactgttGGGTTACTCTAATATAAACATATTATAAAATCAATTTCTTCCCTTTGTTGTGAATGTGTTGACAAGAAGCAAACGTCAAAAGTCGATGTTAAGCCCCCATTCTGTTCGCACATGACCCCCAGAAATTAGCAAAGAGAAGACAGGACAAGCTGCAGTACCTCTTTTGTGAGGTCGTCGTTGCCATCCCTGCCGCCCTGCTCCTGGTTGCCCTCTGGTGCCACAGCTCCCAGGCTGCTGTCCGCCGCGTTCAGGTTGTACGTGGATTCAGGAGCTCCACTTCCTCCCCTCATGGCCGGGGTAGCGTCAGGGTTGTTAACGTCCTCTAGGCCGGCCCCATTTTCCAGGGTGATGCTGGGGCCGGACTGGCTGCTGGGGGACACCACAGTCTCAGAGTCACGATGCACTAGCCAGGTGTTGAGCTCGGTACTGGGCACGGAGAGGCGATCCAGCTGGCGGACCTGGTTCAGCAGCCGCCGAGTGGTGAAGAAATGGTCCAGGTCCACACTCTTTGGATGGATGCCATAGCCGTCCAGCGTGTTGCGCAGGTTGTGAAACTGTGTCTGGGTGTAGGCTGAGCTAGGCCCCAGGATGATCTCTCTCAGTGGGGGCAGCTGATTGTTTAGATAGGTGTCAACGTCCACCCGCACCCCAATGAGACTCAGAAGGATGGTGAACTGAATCAGGCCCTCTGTGAAGTACTTTTTCAGGTAAAGCATTTCTTTACAAAggaacaaaaagtaaaaaataaaaacaaaaacgggGCTCACTACCGTGGAACAGAACTTCTTTCAGTTGCGCAAGGAGACGgatacagacacataaacataaaaaaaaagtggtgtaAGATAAGTGAAGGGGGGGGGAAAAGGGTCTTCAGcaggattctgtttgtttagaagGCATATGACATCCGGGATGGCGTTTCCAGTCCGAGAGAGTCCAGTCTGTGCTCAGATCTTTGTTCTTCATAAGGTTCTCATCTTCTCATTcctggcaacaaaaacaaaaaaagtgagaaaaacattttatttctccaCGTGTTCAGCATTATAATCACACTCCTTTAAGCCCTGTAAGACACGCACGCCTTTACCCACCTCACCTACATTATGTAGCACATgtaaatggaaaaaataaagaaataaatgactTGCAAGCTTTCCTGCTACCACTCCATCCTCCCAAGACTTAGAGAAGTGATGTCTGCTCGCCTTTTCTCTCTTGTTAATTTCACACCACAGCAGAGTTGGAGGAAGCTTTTAGGTGTCACCCCACCCTTTGCACAGGACAACTACTTCTTGTTGGGTGCTGCTGAAGGTGAATGAGGGAGTCGAGGAAGCTCGCTGGACTGGCTGGTTAGCACGGCAGGCAGGGTCCCTCCCTCCTATCCTCGTCCTTATGACGTTAGCCCGTTAGCTCCCGTGTGTTTTTGACCACCCGGCCACTGCCACCACACATGTGACTACAAAAACGTATTTCACGACACGTAAAGCAGCAACAATACGACACGTCGCCGCCTCATCTACTCAGCTGTCGTCTCCGTTTCCCCCTTAAAACGAGTGACAGGTGCCCCCACTGTGGCATTTCGGAAACTACCCACTTCCGCCGTTGCTAGCATCAAACAATCTCCCTAGCAACAAGTGGTGAAAAGACGGTTGACAGATTGCGGCGCCAATCACACGCGTCAAGCGAGGTGACGTCACATGACTCCAGCAACGCCCGGCCAATGAGAACGGGGCAATGGGTGGGGTGTTTAGGAAATGGGTAACTACTATTGGAACTCAGAGCCTGCGCTGTGCTAGCTTTTGCAGGCTAACTATCTTTAATCATTCAACTtactttaaaaagtaacttACACGGTATCACCCACACGTACTACTGATTCATATATTAATCTGCCATTGTACGCTAACGCCATAAATCTGTAAATGTATCCGGTTTGCGGAGGAGTTAATTGAAATGTCTTGATTTAATACTTACGCGCTGCGATTTTGCAACTGTACCGTCGAGCCCTGAAGACCACTAGCACGTAAGAAATGCATTAAGTCCCGTTTCTTTAACAGTTCCACAGTGCAGCTCGATAAAGCATCCTTCAGCCTTTCCTCGCTGAATGGCCCACCATGACTTGCAGAATTGCTAGCTGGCCCGGCTAGCCTAGCAGCGCCGCTTGACACCAAAACACGCTTTCACAATGCGCATGCGCAGAACATTCTAGTGGCAGGCTTTCAtcagccaaataaaaaaaaaaaaaatccccctttAAGGTAATAAATGTGCTCGTGTCGTTTACAGAAAGTCACATTTCTGAAGTTAATTAAAAACggcttgtttatta
The genomic region above belongs to Labrus bergylta chromosome 21, fLabBer1.1, whole genome shotgun sequence and contains:
- the nfe2l1b gene encoding endoplasmic reticulum membrane sensor NFE2L1b isoform X1; the encoded protein is MLYLKKYFTEGLIQFTILLSLIGVRVDVDTYLNNQLPPLREIILGPSSAYTQTQFHNLRNTLDGYGIHPKSVDLDHFFTTRRLLNQVRQLDRLSVPSTELNTWLVHRDSETVVSPSSQSGPSITLENGAGLEDVNNPDATPAMRGGSGAPESTYNLNAADSSLGAVAPEGNQEQGGRDGNDDLTKEDIDLIDILWRQDIDLGAGREVFNYSNRQKENEEEQKPNPHESKDGNEEQESWRNGVNLQGVQPVDGETGESIPEQLPGIGSQTSLSLQECLRLLEATFPFGEESEFPAPVVNREIVSNEAPSTSQGLPLAPLLPSAEPQLDLEQQWQDIMAIMELQAMEVNNTSVPTNSSSVNGTTGTVESNTVGNFELSTGSTPVNQDVSLHQASLPSCSQDFPQIFNPQLDSISITPRTTLPRLSSSNSSNINSTFGTTNLTGIFLPPHINSSSNNITSTPILPDPFSTLLEESMLDEISLLDLAMEEGFSQAQASQLEDELDSDSGLSLDSSHSPASPSSSETSCSSAASSSSTSATFSEEGAVGYSTDSEVTTVEPEEGAVGGYQPGYSKLCRMSYQDPSQFHSLPHLDSISHNHTYNLPLSSAFTEHPELPIPTGKKNVRDKHNSKLQTHQDLLDKHASRDERRARAMKIPFSNEKIINLPVEEFNELLAKHHLSEPQLALIRDIRRRGKNKMAAQNCRKRKLDTIINLEQGVHDLRRDKARLLKEKMEFIRSIRQMKQKVQSLYQEVFSQLRDEEGRPYPPSEYSLQYSADGSVLIMPRCVTTAEQNRKPEKKQKDKKK
- the nfe2l1b gene encoding endoplasmic reticulum membrane sensor NFE2L1b isoform X4, with the translated sequence MATTTSQKRAIFQWLLYHFFQDIDLIDILWRQDIDLGAGREVFNYSNRQKENEEEQKPNPHESKDGNEEQESWRNGVNLQGVQPVDGETGESIPEQLPGIGSQTSLSLQECLRLLEATFPFGEESEFPAPVVNREIVSNEAPSTSQGLPLAPLLPSAEPQLDLEQQWQDIMAIMELQAMEVNNTSVPTNSSSVNGTTGTVESNTVGNFELSTGSTPVNQDVSLHQASLPSCSQDFPQIFNPQLDSISITPRTTLPRLSSSNSSNINSTFGTTNLTGIFLPPHINSSSNNITSTPILPDPFSTLLEESMLDEISLLDLAMEEGFSQAQASQLEDELDSDSGLSLDSSHSPASPSSSETSCSSAASSSSTSATFSEEGAVGYSTDSEVTTVEPEEGAVGGYQPGYSKLCRMSYQDPSQFHSLPHLDSISHNHTYNLPLSSAFTEHPELPIPTGKKNVRDKHNSKLQTHQDLLDKHASRDERRARAMKIPFSNEKIINLPVEEFNELLAKHHLSEPQLALIRDIRRRGKNKMAAQNCRKRKLDTIINLEQGVHDLRRDKARLLKEKMEFIRSIRQMKQKVQSLYQEVFSQLRDEEGRPYPPSEYSLQYSADGSVLIMPRCVTTAEQNRKPEKKQKDKKK
- the nfe2l1b gene encoding endoplasmic reticulum membrane sensor NFE2L1b isoform X2, translated to MLYLKKYFTEGLIQFTILLSLIGVRVDVDTYLNNQLPPLREIILGPSSAYTQTQFHNLRNTLDGYGIHPKSVDLDHFFTTRRLLNQVRQLDRLSVPSTELNTWLVHRDSETVVSPSSQSGPSITLENGAGLEDVNNPDATPAMRGGSGAPESTYNLNAADSSLGAVAPEGNQEQGGRDGNDDLTKEDIDLIDILWRQDIDLGAGREVFNYSNRQKENEEEQKPNPHESKDGNEEQESWRNGVNLQGVQPVDGETGESIPEQLPGIGSQTSLSLQECLRLLEATFPFGEESEGLPLAPLLPSAEPQLDLEQQWQDIMAIMELQAMEVNNTSVPTNSSSVNGTTGTVESNTVGNFELSTGSTPVNQDVSLHQASLPSCSQDFPQIFNPQLDSISITPRTTLPRLSSSNSSNINSTFGTTNLTGIFLPPHINSSSNNITSTPILPDPFSTLLEESMLDEISLLDLAMEEGFSQAQASQLEDELDSDSGLSLDSSHSPASPSSSETSCSSAASSSSTSATFSEEGAVGYSTDSEVTTVEPEEGAVGGYQPGYSKLCRMSYQDPSQFHSLPHLDSISHNHTYNLPLSSAFTEHPELPIPTGKKNVRDKHNSKLQTHQDLLDKHASRDERRARAMKIPFSNEKIINLPVEEFNELLAKHHLSEPQLALIRDIRRRGKNKMAAQNCRKRKLDTIINLEQGVHDLRRDKARLLKEKMEFIRSIRQMKQKVQSLYQEVFSQLRDEEGRPYPPSEYSLQYSADGSVLIMPRCVTTAEQNRKPEKKQKDKKK
- the nfe2l1b gene encoding endoplasmic reticulum membrane sensor NFE2L1b isoform X3, which codes for MLYLKKYFTEGLIQFTILLSLIGVRVDVDTYLNNQLPPLREIILGPSSAYTQTQFHNLRNTLDGYGIHPKSVDLDHFFTTRRLLNQVRQLDRLSVPSTELNTWLVHRDSETVVSPSSQSGPSITLENGAGLEDVNNPDATPAMRGGSGAPESTYNLNAADSSLGAVAPEGNQEQGGRDGNDDLTKEDIDLIDILWRQDIDLGAGREVFNYSNRQKENEEEQKPNPHESKDGNEEQESWRNGVNLQGVQPVDGETGESIPEQLPGIGSQTSLSLQECLRLLEATFPFGEESEAMEVNNTSVPTNSSSVNGTTGTVESNTVGNFELSTGSTPVNQDVSLHQASLPSCSQDFPQIFNPQLDSISITPRTTLPRLSSSNSSNINSTFGTTNLTGIFLPPHINSSSNNITSTPILPDPFSTLLEESMLDEISLLDLAMEEGFSQAQASQLEDELDSDSGLSLDSSHSPASPSSSETSCSSAASSSSTSATFSEEGAVGYSTDSEVTTVEPEEGAVGGYQPGYSKLCRMSYQDPSQFHSLPHLDSISHNHTYNLPLSSAFTEHPELPIPTGKKNVRDKHNSKLQTHQDLLDKHASRDERRARAMKIPFSNEKIINLPVEEFNELLAKHHLSEPQLALIRDIRRRGKNKMAAQNCRKRKLDTIINLEQGVHDLRRDKARLLKEKMEFIRSIRQMKQKVQSLYQEVFSQLRDEEGRPYPPSEYSLQYSADGSVLIMPRCVTTAEQNRKPEKKQKDKKK